The nucleotide sequence AGATCAACTCCTCCTGGGCCGTCCGGGTCTACCGCGACGAGCTGGTCGAATTCCAGGTGGACGGCACGCACGGATCCGCCGTGGCAGGCCTGAACAAGTGCGTCGCGCAGCAACGCGCCCACACGCCCAAGCCGGTCTGGAACCCTGACCTGCCCGTCACCGAATCCTTCCGCAGCCAGTGGCAGGAAGTCCCGGCCAACGCAGAGCTGGACAACGGCTTCAAGCTGCAGTGGGAAGAATTCCTGCGCGACGTCGTCGCCGGCCGCGAGCACCGCTTCGGGCTGCTCTCCGCCGCCCGCGGCGTCCAGCTCGCCGAGCTCGGCCTGCAGTCCAGCGACGAACGCCGCACCATCGACATCCCGGAGATCACGCTCTAATGACGTCCCTGATCCTTCCCACATCCGACGGCGGAACCCGGGAGTACCGGCTCCGCTCCGCCACCACCTGGGCCAGGCCGGCGGCACCGCTGACTTCCCGCCGGGCGTACGCGGCGGCGCACGTCATCCCCGAGGTCACCGCCGACAACACCCCGGGCGCTCCCGCCCGACTGGACTGGGACGCCACCCTGGCCTACCGGCACGAACTGTGGTCCTACGGGCTGGGTGTCGCCGATGCGATGGACACCGCCCAGCGCGGAATGGGCCTCGACTGGGATGCCACCCAGCAGCTGATCAAGCGCACCGGGGCGGAGGCGGCCGCCGTGGCCAACGCCGGCGGGACCGCCACGTCGGGCATGACGGTCCGGGACCTCGTGTCCTGCGGTGCCGGCACCGACCAGCTGGACCTTGCCGCACTGCCTTCCGGCGAGTCCGGACTGCAGGCCGTCCTGGCCGCCTACCGTGAGCAGGCCGCCGTCGTCAGTGAGGCCGGGCCCAAGGTGATCCTTATGGCGTCCCGGGCGCTGGCCCGGGTGGCCAGCGGCCCCGAAGACTATCTGCGGATCTACTCCACGCTGCTGCAGGAAGCCGGGCAGCCGGTCATCCTGCACTGGCTCGGCACCATGTTCGATCCCGCGCTCGCCGGCTACTGGGGCTCGAACGACGTCTCCGAGGCCACCGAAACGTTCCTGTCCCTCATCCGCGACAACGCGGACAAGGTGGACGGCGTCAAGGTCTCCCTCCTGGATGCTTCACATGAAGTCGCGCTGCGGGCTGCGCTACCCGGGGGTGTCCGCCTCTACACCGGCGACGATTTCAACTACCCGGAACTGATCGACGGCGACGGCACCTTCCATTCGGATGCCCTGCTGGGCATTTTCGCGGCCATCTATCCGGCGGCGTCGGCGGCACTGCAGAGCTACGACGCCGGAGACGCGGGCAAAGCGCGTGCCATCCTGGACTCCACCCGGGAACTGGGCAAGCACATCTTCAGTGCCCCCACGTTCTACTACAAGACCGGGATCGCCTTCCTGTCCTGGCTTAACGGCAGGCAGCCCGGCTTCCAGATGGTGGGCGGACTGCACTCGGGCCGTTCCGTCGTGCATCTTGCGAAGACCTTCGAGCTGGCCGACGCGGCAGGACTGCTGAAGGACCCTGCGCTTGCAGCCTTCCGCATGTCCGATTTCCTTCGCATCAACGGGGTGGGCGTATGAGCGACTTCGCACGGCTTTCCCTCAACAGCGCCACCGCCAAGAAATGGACACTCGCCGAGGCCGTCGACGGTTGCGCCCGTGCCGGCATCCCCGCGATTGGGCCCTGGCGCGACATCGTGGCCGACGCCGGGCTGGACAAGGCTGCGAAGCTGATCAGGGACGCCGGACTGCGGGTTTCCTCGCTGTGCCGCGGCGGGTTCCTCACGGCCCCGGACGCCGCTGGCCAGGCAGCAGCGCTGGCGGACAACAGGGCCGCGGTTCTGGAGGCGGTTGCGCTCGATACCCGGGACCTGTTCCTCGTGGTCGGCGGCCTGGCGCCGGGGGAGAAGGACGTGGTGGCCGCCCGCCAGCGCGTGGCGGACCGGCTTGAGGAACTGGTTCCATTCGCCGTCGAACACGGCGTCCGCCTGGTGCTGGAGCCACTGCACCCGATGTACGCCGCCGACCGCGCCCTCATCTCCACCCTGGGGCAGGCCCTCGACCTGGCGGCTCCGTACGATGCCCGGGCAGTGGGTGTCGCCGTCGACACTTTCCATGTCTGGTGGGACCCTGGGCTGAAAACCGCAATCGAGAGGGCGGGCCGGGAGAACCGGATTGCCTCGTACCAGGTGTGCGATTTCAACCTTCCCATCGCGGCGGACGCGCTGCTCTCCCGCGGAATGATGGGCGACGGCGTGATCGACTTCGCCACGATCGGCACCTGGGTCCGGGATGCGGGGTACACCGGCGACATCGAGGTGGAAATCTTCAGCCAGGAGATCTGGGACGCCGACGGCCACGATGTCCTGGCCCGGATGAAGGACCGCTATGCCGCACTCGTCCAGCCGTTCGCCTGAACCCATCCCTTACCTCCGCGGCCATCCGCGGGTAGGGTGGCGCCAGGAGGGGAAGCCATGGACAAGCAGGTCAGGGAAGCGCGGGCAAGCGTCGTCGTCGCGGCGCCGCCGGGGCGGGTCTGGGCGGCACTGACGGATCCCGCCGACGTCAGGGAATACTTCCTCGGCACTCATGTCACATCCACCTGGCGGGAAGGTGAACCGGTGACGTTCGAGGGGGAGTGGCACGGCAAGTCCTACCGCGACAAGGGGACCGTGCTGGAAGCCCGCCCGAATGAACTCCTGCGCATCACCCACTACAGCCCGCTGTCCGGGCTGCCCGATGAGCCGGACAGTTACCACACCGTGGAATACGGGCTGGAGCCGGTGGCAGAGGGGACCCGGGTCAGCATCACCCAAGGCAACAACAAAAGTGATGACGAGGCCGCGGAATCGGAAAAACTCTGGGGCATGGTGCTCGGCAACCTCAAGCAGTACCTGGAGGACTGAATGCCCGACGGCCGGCGTTGTGTGCGGCTTAGCGGTTCCGGCCGGCCTGCACCCTGCGCCGGTGGGCAGCGGCGCGCAGCTGGATGATCCGGGCTGCGCCGGCCATGGCCACGAGGACTCCGCCGCCGACTGCCGCGATGAAGAGGGACACGCCGAGCGACACCGCTCCTTCGAGGCCGAAGAATTTCACCTGGACGAGTTCCTGGTTCTGCAGGATGAAGACGATCAGCAGCACCAGCACCACCAGCGCGGAGGCCACCGCCGCCCAGATCATCCCGGCGCGCGTCACGCGACGCTCCGGCTCCGCGATGCCCGGCTGCGGTGGCACAGTTCCGTCATACCCCGGGATGGCCGCCGTCCCGGGATGGCGGCTGGCCGTCGGGGTTCCCGAAGGCGTGCCCGGTTGAGTCAGGTCATGAGGGGCGCTGGTGTGGGGCTGATCTGGCGCCGGGCCCGCAGGCCGTGGCGTCTCCGGCTCGGTTGGGTGTCCGCCCGACTGGCTTTGCTGCATCCGGGTGTTCCTTCCTCGGCTGTCAGGTGCACCGGCCCTGCATTCCACCGGCGTCATTCCGATCATAGGCACAATCCGGCGGTAATAGTAAGCATGCTTGGCAGTTGCCGCCGGTTCAAGAACCATGTGCAAAGAACGCCAGCCAAAGAAAACACCCCGGTCCGAAGACCGGGGTGTTTTCTGCTCCATCACAAACGCGCCCCAGGAGGGAATCGAACCCCCGACCGGCGGATTAGAAGGCCGCTGCTCTATCCCCTGAGCTACTGGGGCAATGGCTGTCCATCACATTGCTGGCGCCTAAAAAGTCTACATTGACTTGCATCCTGCCAGTGTCAGGCGCCGGCGTGGTTCACCGTGGCGTATCTTGCGGCAGCTGCGGTTTTCCACATACGGAACTTCGGCACTCCCTGCCAGCCCGCTGCCGACTGATGCTTGAACTGCCTGCTAGGGCACGACACTTCGAGACAGGACAGCAAGATGACTGACACCATTACGCTCCGCGGCTTCGTGGCCACGGAAATCAAGAGTTCCACAACTCCCGGAGGCGTTCCCACCGCCTCATTCCGGCTCGGTTGCCCCGAACGGCGGTTCGACAAGGCTGCCGGCGCCTGGGTGGAATCCAACATGAGTTGGTTCACTGTCCAGGGGTATCGCCAGCTGGCCGGGAATATGGGC is from Arthrobacter sp. QXT-31 and encodes:
- a CDS encoding dihydrodipicolinate synthase family protein, which codes for MTSLILPTSDGGTREYRLRSATTWARPAAPLTSRRAYAAAHVIPEVTADNTPGAPARLDWDATLAYRHELWSYGLGVADAMDTAQRGMGLDWDATQQLIKRTGAEAAAVANAGGTATSGMTVRDLVSCGAGTDQLDLAALPSGESGLQAVLAAYREQAAVVSEAGPKVILMASRALARVASGPEDYLRIYSTLLQEAGQPVILHWLGTMFDPALAGYWGSNDVSEATETFLSLIRDNADKVDGVKVSLLDASHEVALRAALPGGVRLYTGDDFNYPELIDGDGTFHSDALLGIFAAIYPAASAALQSYDAGDAGKARAILDSTRELGKHIFSAPTFYYKTGIAFLSWLNGRQPGFQMVGGLHSGRSVVHLAKTFELADAAGLLKDPALAAFRMSDFLRINGVGV
- a CDS encoding sugar phosphate isomerase/epimerase family protein, producing the protein MSDFARLSLNSATAKKWTLAEAVDGCARAGIPAIGPWRDIVADAGLDKAAKLIRDAGLRVSSLCRGGFLTAPDAAGQAAALADNRAAVLEAVALDTRDLFLVVGGLAPGEKDVVAARQRVADRLEELVPFAVEHGVRLVLEPLHPMYAADRALISTLGQALDLAAPYDARAVGVAVDTFHVWWDPGLKTAIERAGRENRIASYQVCDFNLPIAADALLSRGMMGDGVIDFATIGTWVRDAGYTGDIEVEIFSQEIWDADGHDVLARMKDRYAALVQPFA
- a CDS encoding SRPBCC family protein, yielding MDKQVREARASVVVAAPPGRVWAALTDPADVREYFLGTHVTSTWREGEPVTFEGEWHGKSYRDKGTVLEARPNELLRITHYSPLSGLPDEPDSYHTVEYGLEPVAEGTRVSITQGNNKSDDEAAESEKLWGMVLGNLKQYLED
- a CDS encoding LapA family protein gives rise to the protein MPPQPGIAEPERRVTRAGMIWAAVASALVVLVLLIVFILQNQELVQVKFFGLEGAVSLGVSLFIAAVGGGVLVAMAGAARIIQLRAAAHRRRVQAGRNR